From a region of the Danaus plexippus chromosome 8, MEX_DaPlex, whole genome shotgun sequence genome:
- the LOC116776007 gene encoding uncharacterized protein LOC116776007 — protein sequence MQNFIRSTTLLLVVAATCAAPASPVENLTLDNKDPTTHELLSSLGLKKLRIPAAHHRKRLAEQGRRHASGDSRMFVIKLPPNTSYYSHAEPAPAVARTLPLQMTSNGKPARVYHWNLPVLSKLAKNRPQARFDDDVVNVESTPTWPKIKHPNSIDALSYYVPAKKSSFRKYYSGNGKPKSFYIIEKDKKTAEYHRLLP from the coding sequence GTCAACCACATTGCTGCTAGTTGTAGCTGCGACATGCGCCGCTCCAGCCTCGCCAGTCGAGAACTTGACCTTAGACAATAAGGACCCAACCACACACGAGCTCCTCAGCTCGTTGGGGCTCAAGAAGTTACGGATACCCGCAGCGCATCACAGGAAACGGCTCGCGGAACAAGGCAGGCGGCACGCGTCCGGTGATTCGAGAATGTTCGTTATCAAACTGCCTCCGAATACAAGTTACTACAGCCACGCGGAGCCAGCTCCAGCAGTCGCTAGAACCCTACCGCTACAGATGACCAGCAACGGTAAACCCGCGCGAGTATATCACTGGAATCTTCCAGTACTAAGTAAACTCGCCAAAAACCGCCCCCAAGCGAGATTCGACGACGACGTGGTCAACGTTGAAAGCACACCGACGTGGCCGAAGATCAAACATCCGAACTCTATCGACGCCCTCTCATATTACGTACCAGCGAAGAAATCGTCTTTCAGGAAATACTATTCGGGTAACGGCAAACCTAAGTCTTTCTATATCATCGAAAAAGACAAAAAGACCGCCGAATATCACAGACTACTGCCATaa
- the LOC116774157 gene encoding alkyldihydroxyacetonephosphate synthase, with amino-acid sequence MSPGSVASAKNMSENTEEQNKVKDNLVFNDKINTFSEQREIKSVENKDIDTVIKVKSAIPRRRQDLLKWYGWGYQDSTFKISDGVAIFTGNRYLLGGKKLPHALQWIKEYFNVDITKVMVPPPQPTSFQESKLPLNIKEELEKIAPLSTDGMDRLIRAHGQTLKDVYCLRKNNFQKIPDAVIWPETHQQVEDIVKCASKHQFVIIPFGGGTSVSGSVTCPANEERPILLLDTTAMNAILWLDKEQLLARVQAGILGQDLERELRSRGFTVGHEPDSFEFSTLGGWVATRASGMKKNTYGNIEDLVVQTKIVTPKGVIERNCRVPRISCGPDWEHVVLGSEGCLGVVTEVTLKIRPLPPCVRYGSLVFPDWEAGFHFEREVARQRAQPSSIRLMDNEQFRMGHALKVEQSWGGVVLDGLKKFYITRIKGFDPLKMCVVTLLMEGSSEHVARSEKRLNAIAAEYGGVPGGARNGEIGYTLTFVIAYIRDLALDYDIVAESFETSVSWERTLALCRNTKERVRRECRDRNIKEHIISCRLTQTYDAGCCIYFYFAFKTDLSADSVRVYEDIEEAARDEIIANGGSISHHHGVGKLRKKWYTQTVSEPGRRLLLATKQALDPDNIFALGNMAYDQYKADGLGLRSKL; translated from the exons ATGTCACCCGGCTCGGTCGCTAGTGCAAAAAACATGTCAGAAAATACAGAAGAACAGAATAAAGTTAAAGATAATTTAGtgtttaatgataaaataaatactttcagTGAACAACGTGAAATTAAAAGTGTAGAAAATAAGGATATTGATACTGTTATCAAAGTTAAAAGTGCTATCCCTAGAAGACG ACAGGATCTACTGAAATGGTACGGATGGGGCTATCAGGACTCGACCTTTAAAATTTCTGATGGTGTAGCAATTTTCACTGGAAACAG ATACTTGCTGGGTGGAAAAAAATTACCGCACGCTCTACAATGGATAAAGGAGTATTTCAACGTGGATATAACCAAAGTAATGGTGCCGCCACCACAACCCACAAGCTTTCAAGAGAGCAAGCTGCCGTTGAACATAAAGGAGGAGTTGGAGAAGATAGCGCCTCTGAGCACGGACGGTATGGATCGGCTGATCAGAGCCCACGGACAGACCCTGAAAGACGTCTACTGTCTGAGGAAGAATAACTTCCAGAAGATACCTGATGCCGTGATATGGCCGGAGACTCACCAACAG GTTGAAGATATTGTAAAGTGTGCGTCCAAACACCAGTTCGTGATAATTCCATTCGGCGGCGGGACCTCGGTGTCCGGCTCAGTGACGTGTCCGGCGAACGAGGAGAGGCCCATACTGCTATTGGACACCACCGCCATGAATGCCATCCTGTGGCTGGACAAGGAACAGCTCCTGGCCAGGGTCCAG GCGGGTATATTAGGCCAGGACTTGGAGCGCGAGCTGCGTTCTCGGGGATTCACGGTGGGCCACGAACCGGACTCGTTCGAGTTCTCCACCCTCGGCGGCTGGGTCGCCACACGAGCCAGCGGCATGAAGAAGAACACGTACGGGAATATAGAGGATCTGGTCGTGCAGACCAAG ATCGTGACTCCTAAAGGCGTCATCGAGAGGAATTGTCGTGTCCCTCGTATATCGTGCGGCCCGGACTGGGAACACGTGGTGCTGGGGTCAGAGGGTTGTCTTGGAGTCGTCACTGAG GTGACATTGAAGATCCGTCCGCTACCGCCGTGTGTCCGCTACGGCTCGCTCGTCTTCCCCGATTGGGAGGCTGGCTTCCACTTCGAGAGGGAGGTCGCCCGCCAGCGAGCACAGCCCTCCAGTATACGACTCATGGACAATGAACAG TTCCGAATGGGCCACGCGCTGAAAGTGGAACAGTCCTGGGGCGGAGTCGTCCTGGACGGGTTGAAGAAGTTCTACATAACACGGATCAAAGGCTTCGACCCGCTGAAGATGTGTGTCGTCACTCTCCTGATGGAGGGCAGCTCGGAGCATGTCGCGCGCAGCGAGAAGAGACTGAACGCTATAGCGGCGGAGTACGGGGGCGTGCCGGGAGGCGCCCGGAACGGGGAGATAGGATACACGCTCACCTTCGTCATCGCCTACATAAGG GACCTGGCTCTCGACTACGACATAGTGGCAGAGTCGTTCGAGACCTCGGTGTCGTGGGAGCGGACCCTGGCCCTGTGCAGGAACACCAAGGAGCGAGTGCGACGAGAGTGTCGCGACAGGAACATTAAAGAGCACATCATATCGTGCAGACTGACGCAGAC TTACGACGCCGGctgttgtatttatttctacttCGCTTTCAAGACCGACCTGAGCGCGGATTCGGTTCGCGTCTACGAAGACATCGAAGAGGCGGCTCGGGACGAGATCATTGCTAACGGAG GTTCGATATCTCATCATCACGGTGTTGGGAAGCTGCGCAAGAAGTGGTACACGCAGACGGTGAGCGAACCCGGGAGGCGGCTACTACTCGCCACCAAACAGGCTCTAGACCCCGACAACATATTCGCTTTGGGAAATATGGCCTACGACCAATACAAAGCCGACGGGTTGGGCCTCAGGAGCAAGCTATAA
- the LOC116774380 gene encoding innexin inx2-like, producing MIDLFMPFRSFLKFENVCTDNNVFRMHYKLSVIILLVFTLLVTSKQFFGEPIHCMGDNDKGPGKDAINSYCWIYGTYTLKSRLIGREGKNMAYAGIGPSEDIEDDDEMRHTYYQWVCFVLLGQAALFYTPRYLWKIWEGGRLKALVTDLANPMITKDWSEYRRGDLVAYMSYTNLYTHNMYALHFAFCELLNLVNVIGQIFLLDLFLGGTFRNYGAAVASFTQLPQVPENFRNYTSVNPMEKYFPKLTKCWLRNYGPSGSMQLKDFLCVLPLNIVNEKIFVVLWFWLIFLALVSTVAVLFRIVVFCLPPLRTFMIMGQIRYVKKQVISKVVKRFSFGDWFILYLLGKNMNPIIYKDLIIELSKEFDNKAVMI from the exons ATGATAGATCTGTTTATGCCATTTCGTTCTTTTCTGAAgtttgaaaatgtatgtacTGATAATAACGTGTTTCGAATGCATTACAAGTTGTCTGTGATAATCCTCCTTGTGTTTACGTTATTGGTTACTTCGAAACAATTCTTTGGAGAACCAATTCACTGTATGGGTGACAATGATAAAGGTCCTGGCAAAGATGCTATCAACAGTTACTGTTGGATATATGGGACTTATACATTGAAGAGTAGATTGATCG gCAGAGAAGGGAAAAACATGGCCTACGCAGGCATCGGTCCTAGCGAAGACATAGAAGACGATGACGAGATGAGACACACATACTACCAATGGGTTTGCTTCGTGTTGCTGGGTCAGGCTGCCCTGTTCTACACTCCTCGATATCTCTGGAAGATATGGGAAGGAGGCAGATTGAAGGCATTAGTAACTGATTTAG CTAATCCAATGATTACAAAAGACTGGTCCGAGTATAGACGGGGAGATCTGGTGGCCTATATGAGTTATACCAATCTATACACTCACAATATGTATGCTTTACATTTTGCTTTCTGTGAACTCCTCAATCTTGTTAATGTG ataGGACAAATATTCTTACTAGATTTATTCTTGGGTGGAACGTTCCGGAACTATGGAGCAGCGGTCGCATCATTCACTCAACTACCTCAAGTGCCAGAGAACTTCAGGAATTATACATCTGTCAATCCAATGGAGAAGTATTTTCCAAAGTTAACTAAATGCTGGCTAAGAAACTACGGCCCGTCGGGTTCGATGCAACTAAAAGACTTTCTATGCGTCCTGCCTCTTAACATTGTTaatgaaaagatttttgttgTCTTATGGTTCTGGTTGATATTCCTCGCTTTAGTTTCCACGGTGGCTGTACTTTTCCGCATCGTTGTGTTTTGTCTGCCACCCCTTCGGACCTTCATGATCATGGGTCAGATTAGATATGTTAAAAAACAGGTCATATCAAAAGTTGTTAAAAGATTCAGTTTCGGCGACTGGTTCATTCTTTACTTGCTGGGCAAGAACATGAACCCTATTATATACAAGGATTTAATTATCGAGTTGTCTAAGGAGTTTGATAATAAGGCTGTTATGATTTGA
- the LOC116774392 gene encoding protein BUD31 homolog, translating into MPKVRRSRKPPPDGWELIEPTLEELEQKMREAETEPHEGKRKQESLWPIFKIHHQKSRYIYDLFYRRKAISRELYQYCLNEKIADANLIAKWKKTGYENLCCLRCIQTRDTNFATNCICRVPKSKLEEGRIVECVHCGCRGCSG; encoded by the exons ATGCCTAAAGTTCGCCGCAGTCGTAAACCTCCACCAGATGGTTGGGAATTAATCGAACCGACCCTTGAGGAATTAGAACAGAAAATGAGAGAAG CTGAAACCGAACCACATGAAGGGAAAAGGAAACAAGAATCACTTTGGCCCATCTTCAAAATACATCACCAGAAGTCACGCTACATATATGACTTATTTTACCGACGAAAAGCTATCAGTAGagaattatatcaatattgtttaaatgaaaaaattgcaGATGCAAATCTAATAGCCAAATGGAAGAAGACtggttatgaaaatttatgctGTCTGCGATGTATACAAACTAGAGATACAAATTTTGCCACAAACTGTATATGCAGAGTGCCAAAGAGTAAGCTAGAGGAAGGTAGGATTGTTGAATGTGTGCATTGTGGCTGCCGAGGGTGTTCAGGATAG